In a single window of the Prochlorococcus marinus str. AS9601 genome:
- the miaA gene encoding tRNA (adenosine(37)-N6)-dimethylallyltransferase MiaA has product MSRDLPNVIILIGPTASGKTELAIEIAEYFKTHIHNIDSRQIYKSMDIGTAKPSKNQQKKIKHFLIDIEEPIHPINVKQFQGIAQKSIKSEIKQNNLPFLVGGSGLYMNSITKGFFVPDVPPQNDLRKQLEELGQKKCWDLLKNCDPLSTKKINFADHIRTIRALEVFYVTGKPLSTLKVQRAPDWRILELGLDRDNLKERILQRTKNMFSAGIIEETNYLISKYGFDLPILETIGYREAKDVLKNHSTIDKAIELTTTKTIQYAKRQKTWFRNKNNPLWLDNKNLLKDAIIKIESFLS; this is encoded by the coding sequence AAATTGCAGAATATTTTAAAACTCATATACATAATATCGATTCAAGGCAAATTTATAAGTCCATGGATATTGGAACAGCCAAGCCATCTAAAAACCAACAAAAAAAAATCAAGCATTTTTTAATAGATATTGAGGAGCCAATCCATCCAATTAATGTTAAACAATTTCAAGGAATTGCTCAAAAATCAATAAAAAGTGAAATTAAACAAAATAATCTACCTTTTCTTGTTGGAGGTAGTGGGTTGTATATGAACTCGATAACAAAAGGTTTTTTTGTACCAGACGTCCCACCTCAAAATGATTTGAGAAAACAATTGGAAGAACTTGGTCAGAAAAAATGTTGGGACTTATTAAAAAATTGTGATCCATTATCAACAAAAAAAATTAATTTTGCTGACCATATTAGAACAATAAGAGCTTTAGAAGTCTTTTACGTCACAGGAAAACCTTTGTCAACTTTGAAAGTGCAAAGGGCGCCTGACTGGAGAATACTAGAGCTTGGATTAGATAGAGATAATTTAAAAGAAAGAATATTACAAAGGACAAAAAATATGTTTTCAGCGGGAATTATTGAAGAGACAAACTACCTCATCTCTAAATACGGATTTGATTTGCCAATATTAGAAACCATTGGATATCGAGAAGCTAAGGATGTTTTAAAAAACCATTCAACCATTGACAAAGCAATTGAGTTAACTACGACAAAAACTATCCAATATGCAAAAAGACAAAAAACTTGGTTTCGTAATAAAAATAATCCTCTTTGGCTTGATAACAAAAACCTTCTAAAAGATGCAATAATTAAGATAGAGTCTTTTTTAAGCTAA